The nucleotide sequence tacagacacaattggccatgtatgcgggtgggaagttggatgtgggtatgtgtcctggtggctgcactagcgcctcctctggtcggccagggcgcccgttcagggaggggggagaactggggggaatagcgtgatcctcccacaccctacagccccctggtgaaactccccaggggaaaagaagcggctggtgactccacatgtatgggaggaggcatgtggtagtctgcagccctccccggatcagcagagggggtggagcagcgaccgggacggctcggaagagtggggtaattggacaggtacgattggggagaaacaggggaaaatcccaaaaaaaattatatatatatatatatatatatatttgattaACATCATTGTAAATTAGACGCTCAAAGACGTCAGTCGTGAtacatgcgtacacacacacacacgtagagagACAAGCATGGTCTAGTCTCTCATTTCACTcagaggcagacacacacacacacacacacacatatgctggtGCCTCTATCTGTTGTCTGTCGGAGGTGTGAGATAAGATACACTGTTTTGAAGCCTGTGGAGAAACTGAAATGCGCCGCCGCATGTAGGCTGCAAAATGATACAACAATGTAGAATTAACCACCGCAGaagacacacagaacacacacacacacacacacacacacacacacacacacacgcgtcagGGTGATGTGTCTTGACCTTTTGCAGAAGGGGGAGGTGTTACTGaaataccgggggggggggggcagtggatcAGCAGCAGTGTTAGGGGCTGATATGACCCACCAGGCAGAAACCTGAAGGTCGACTGAACCATCATCCACATCAAGTTGTATTTacatcctccctctccctctcccgctctctccctccctcacgctctctgtgtgtgtgtctctctctcccgccctctctctctgtctgtatgactctctcccccctctccctctctctctcccccgctccctCTCCATAAGGTACGAGATCATGATAATGCACCCATACCAACACAGAAAGCGGTCATGTCTGCATGAATGCCTGGTCATTTTCAACATATTCACGTCTTTTAAACTACCAAAGCCAAAATAAACGTCAAAACTGAGACAAAATTGACATTAACAGAAGCCACCAAACCTGTAAAACAATCTGCCGGTGCAGTAAGATACCTCGACTGCGGTAAGATCTCTTGAAACGAAAGAAGAAATCACAAATTAACCATAAAACAAGTTAAATTGCACTGATTTTAAGATATCTGATCTAGTCCGAAGAATAACTTGTATTTAATCATGCCGTTAATGGAAAAAACCACTGCAAGCAATTCTCCACAAAAGACGTTTATTACCTGTAAAAATGCTCTTTAGGATGACATAACTAGACTGGATAACTCTCAAATCACAATAAATAATGTGGTGAATTCTGGATGAGTGAATAATTCCTGCAGAAAGATGTTTCTGTGTGATTTGTAAGATTGTCAGACTTGTTCAGATAAACCGTTTTTGCAGTGTTTCAAGGATGACATACGACACCAGACTGGCTTATGGTTCAATTTAAAAAAATTCCCAATGAGTTTAACTGTAAACGGAGATATTTACGCTTAAACAAGAAACTATGTCCCTCTGCAAAACGATGACTCTGTCTCCCGTGTGTTGGTGCTGCAGAAATGAACCCCACTGGCTTCAGCTATTTGTGTAAAATCTTTGCACGGAGCGGTTCCACCTCAGGGGATGGAAACACCTCTCTTTGAAACGTCGATGGATAAATTTTAAGTTATAAAGGAAGACATTTTGGAGTGAACCTCTTCATATGGTGTTGGGGATGGCTGTGGGTGGAGATgtccagggagagagaagagtggaCACGAGGGATCAGAGGGATGACAGAAGATGGAGAGATTTCGATAGCCGGCGTGACAGCGATAGAAGGAGAGTGTCAAAATAAGAAAAGGTCATTTACTATCGGAGGAGATGGACTGCCAGCATGACAGCAAGGAAGCAagtccaaatgtgtgtgtgtgaggggggggattTAACTGGTGGAAAGGGAACATTGAGGAAATGTCACTCGGGGGTTGTTTAgggaaaaggtcaaaggtcaatgtTTTCCATAGAGCGATGCCAGACTCTCCATCCGCTGTCTTCAAGGTTGCTGACATCCGATCGCTTCCCGTTGGCTTGATATTCTGTAGACACAGATCCAGCTTTAATCTCTGTTGACGTCAAATACTCGCAGTGTTTCTGCACATATAGAGAGCCTGCCATCCAATACACATAATCACCAGCCTACACggtacacacatagacagacagacagggcagactgctgtgatagatatagatgggtggatagattgatagatagatgcaGAAAGACAGGACACATTGctgtgacagatagacagatggatgggtaaatacacagatagatagatagatagatagatagatagatagatagatagatagatagatagatagatagatagatagatagatagatagatagatagatagatagatagatagaggaatGGGTAaatacagagatagatagatggatggataaatacacagatacatagatacatagatagatagatagatagatagatagatagatagatagatagatagatagatagatagatagatagatagatagatagatggacgggtaaatacagagatagatagatggatgggtaaatacacagatagatagatagatagatagatagatagatagatagatagatagatagatagatagatagatgggtaaatacacagataaatagataaatgaataaatacacagatagatagatagatagatagatagatagatagatagatagatagatagatagatagatagatggatgggtaaatacacagatagatagatggaccgggggaaacagcgtgattctcccactcgctacatccccctggtgaaactcctcgctgtcagctgaaaagaagcggctggcgactccacgtgtatcacaggagacgtggtagtctgcagccctccccggatcggtagagggggtggagcggcgaccgggacggcttggagagcaggatgattggccggatgcaattggggagaaaaaacttGCCATTGCTAACATAGTGTAAAAGTTGGGGTGCACCGATGGCAGTCTTTCAACACTGATAGAGACGTGCAAATGCATGACTCCTTGCATCAAATTTTGTCATTAtggaaacttaatttaatttttcaAGCGGGTATGATCTGATTTCTACATGAATTAGTATTGCGAGCACactgccaatttaaaaaaaaaacaaaactgaagtaCTTGAAGGAAATAGTTTGGCTAGGTCGGTTAGGTACCACAGCCGCTACCCTAATTAGTATTCTTCATACAGAGGCCTGGCACATTAGCATTGCTAATCAATAGCGAGCTGTACTTCTGGCCTCTCCTGCGCTAATTAAGCTGCTGTCTTGTTAGCGCTTGAGTGTTTACCTTGTTCCTGCCCGCGGAAAACCCTCGCAACCCTCCGAGAGGCCGCGGCACTTTGACCAAACCTCCGTCAGCCTTGTCTGACATTCACACGTCTCTGAAATCTCACTCGATGTTTTTCCGGGCAACCTCCTCGGTTGAACGATTGTTTTCTTGGAACCGCCGACAATCGATAATGTGTTTCTACACGAGGGAAAGAACAACACTGAGAGGTTTGTGTAGTTCCGTAGATCTTAACATGAAGAGCAAGGCATTAAAGGAATAGCTCTGACATTTTGAAGTCTATCCCCAATTTTAGACTAATTTCTCCTGTACTGCATTTGCACCCACCCTTCTCGTCATCTACAGTTCATGGTAACTAATGGAGGAAAAACCCATAATCCATATTCAGTGTAGAAACACACGGTTCAgacaaagctaacatgatgccaCAGCAGCGTATCGTGGTGAATTCGAGGGGACTTTTTGAGACTTTACAGTCGTATTTTGCCATTGTTTCCAACTGAGTAACTTCCGGTAAAACAGCCTGCAAGTTATTTTCAGCAGGAGCCACTCTGCCGTGACACACAAGTGGATATTTACCCATAAacacaaatgattttttttcaaatgacCACTCGAATTCACTAAGCTAGACTGCTGCAGCATCTAAATTGGCTCAGCTTGAactgtggggattttttttttttgcatgagcaTTGTTGGAGCTTTATCCTCCTTTAATTACACTGAACTGTAGATGACCAGATGGAGCTGTGCGTCCAGTGTTGAGAAAAAGATAAACGACTGTTCAAATGAAGCCTACCTTTGTACTACACGAGTATTGGTATAAATCAGGGATGGACTTCAGAAATTCAGAACTGCTCCTTTAACACAGCCGGGGGATGAAGGACACAGCCGGGGATGAAGGTACCTTTCTTACGTAGACTGACAGATAATAAAAGAAATACCCGCCCAGGAGTGTTTTTTCTGTTTCAAAGATCGAACTTCTCCCCCTCTTCTTGTTTCCAGGTCTTGGGAAGACAAAGAGGAAGACGAGCGCCCGCGATGCCTCCCCGACGCCCAGCACCGACGCGGAGTACTCGTCCAACGGCATGGCGGGTGGAGCCGAACGCATCTACGACCTCAGCATCCCGGCACTGGTCAAGTTCGCCTACACTGCCGAGCGCGAGGACGAGCTGACCCTGGTGAAGGGGGAGAGGGTTGTCGTCATGGAGAAGTGCAGCGACGGCTGGTGGCGGGGCAGCTCGGGGGGGCAGGTGGGCTGGTTCCCGTCCAATTATGTGCTGGAGGAGCAGGACGGAGAGGCGGCTTCAGTTGACTCCACCCGGGGACAGGGAGGAGGCGGGTACCAGAGGGTCGGCGGGGCCATGGTGACGGCGAATGGCCAGTCAGGCCTCGGCAGGGTTCTCCACACGGTCCAGACGTTGTACCCGTTCAGCTCGGTGACGGACGAGGAGCTGAACTTTGACAAGGGCGAGGTCATGGAGGTCGTGGAGAAACCGGAGAACGACCCCGAATGGTGGCGCTGCCGGAACGCGCGCGGCCTGGTG is from Lampris incognitus isolate fLamInc1 chromosome 21, fLamInc1.hap2, whole genome shotgun sequence and encodes:
- the LOC130131570 gene encoding cytoplasmic protein NCK2-like isoform X2; the protein is MAGGAERIYDLSIPALVKFAYTAEREDELTLVKGERVVVMEKCSDGWWRGSSGGQVGWFPSNYVLEEQDGEAASVDSTRGQGGGGYQRVGGAMVTANGQSGLGRVLHTVQTLYPFSSVTDEELNFDKGEVMEVVEKPENDPEWWRCRNARGLVGLVPKNYVVVLSDGPAPMGSTPSLLHTGPKRTGKFAGKDWYYGNVTRHQAECALNERGVEGDFLVRDSESSPSDFSVSLKAVGKNKHFKVQLQDSAYCIGQRRFATMDELVEHYKKAPIFTSEHGEKLYLVHPLQ